The Esox lucius isolate fEsoLuc1 chromosome 5, fEsoLuc1.pri, whole genome shotgun sequence genome includes a region encoding these proteins:
- the tsnax gene encoding translin-associated protein X isoform X1 has product MTWSVLSSGEGCSRRKKTDSAQKTDNCDSNLTVNLSSPVIAAFKVFQLELDTKHDKYERLVKLSRDITIDSKRTIFLLHRVTSVPGVEEVLTEADVKLDGVRQKIGMIAEEIRGEDLYQFHRAFTPGIQEYVEAVSFHHFIKHRTLISLEEINAKLVFVKDSDAKETAEGQQPIGAQQVLTFQVTPTDYLLGVADLTGELMRMCISSVGNGDMDTPFQVSMFLRQIHDGFSYIGNTGPYEVSKKLHTLRQSLSKVEDACYTLKVRGSEIPKHMLADVFSSRTSMIDQDEGVA; this is encoded by the exons ATGACCTGGTCCGT TTTATCCTCAGGTGAAGGTTGCTCTCGAAGGAAAAAGACTGATTCTGCACAGAAGACGGACAACTGTGACTCAAACCTGACTGTTAACCTGTCCTCACCTGTGATAGCTGCATTCAAAG TTTTTCAGCTGGAGCTTGACACCAAACATGACAAGTATGAGCGCTTGGTAAAGCTCAGCAGAGACATCACCATCGACAGTAAGAGGACGATCTTCCTCCTTCATCGAGTCACCAG TGTCCCGGGTGTGGAGGAGGTGCTGACAGAAGCTGACGTGAAGCTGGACGGAGTCAGACAGAAGATTGGGATGATTGCTGAAGAAATCAGAGGAGAAGACCTATACCAGTTCCACAGAGCCTTCACACCAG GTATCCAGGAGTATGTAGAGGCTGTTTCATTCCATCACTTCATCAAACATCGCACTCTCATCAGCCTGGAAGAAATCAATGCCAAGCTGGTCTTTGTGAAGGACTCCGATGCTAAG GAGACCGCTGAGGGCCAGCAGCCTATTGGAGCCCAGCAGGTTCTGACCTTTCAGGTGACCCCTACAGACTACCTTTTGGGCGTGGCAGACCTGACCGGGGAACTCATGAGGATGTGTATCAGCAGCGTGGGAAATGGAGACATGGATACGCCCTTCCAG GTGTCTATGTTTTTACGTCAAATCCACGACGGCTTCTCCTACATTGGTAACACTGGTCCTTATGAG GTTAGTAAGAAGCTCCATACCCTACGACAGAGCCTCTCCAAAGTGGAGGATGCCTGCTATACTCTGAAGGTGCGGGGCTCAGAGATTCCCAAACACATGCTTGCTGACGTCTTCTCCAGCAGGACGTCCATGATAGACCAGGACGAGGGAGTGGCGTAA
- the tsnax gene encoding translin-associated protein X isoform X2: MMIKHEGEGCSRRKKTDSAQKTDNCDSNLTVNLSSPVIAAFKVFQLELDTKHDKYERLVKLSRDITIDSKRTIFLLHRVTSVPGVEEVLTEADVKLDGVRQKIGMIAEEIRGEDLYQFHRAFTPGIQEYVEAVSFHHFIKHRTLISLEEINAKLVFVKDSDAKETAEGQQPIGAQQVLTFQVTPTDYLLGVADLTGELMRMCISSVGNGDMDTPFQVSMFLRQIHDGFSYIGNTGPYEVSKKLHTLRQSLSKVEDACYTLKVRGSEIPKHMLADVFSSRTSMIDQDEGVA; encoded by the exons ATGATGATTAAACACGAAG GTGAAGGTTGCTCTCGAAGGAAAAAGACTGATTCTGCACAGAAGACGGACAACTGTGACTCAAACCTGACTGTTAACCTGTCCTCACCTGTGATAGCTGCATTCAAAG TTTTTCAGCTGGAGCTTGACACCAAACATGACAAGTATGAGCGCTTGGTAAAGCTCAGCAGAGACATCACCATCGACAGTAAGAGGACGATCTTCCTCCTTCATCGAGTCACCAG TGTCCCGGGTGTGGAGGAGGTGCTGACAGAAGCTGACGTGAAGCTGGACGGAGTCAGACAGAAGATTGGGATGATTGCTGAAGAAATCAGAGGAGAAGACCTATACCAGTTCCACAGAGCCTTCACACCAG GTATCCAGGAGTATGTAGAGGCTGTTTCATTCCATCACTTCATCAAACATCGCACTCTCATCAGCCTGGAAGAAATCAATGCCAAGCTGGTCTTTGTGAAGGACTCCGATGCTAAG GAGACCGCTGAGGGCCAGCAGCCTATTGGAGCCCAGCAGGTTCTGACCTTTCAGGTGACCCCTACAGACTACCTTTTGGGCGTGGCAGACCTGACCGGGGAACTCATGAGGATGTGTATCAGCAGCGTGGGAAATGGAGACATGGATACGCCCTTCCAG GTGTCTATGTTTTTACGTCAAATCCACGACGGCTTCTCCTACATTGGTAACACTGGTCCTTATGAG GTTAGTAAGAAGCTCCATACCCTACGACAGAGCCTCTCCAAAGTGGAGGATGCCTGCTATACTCTGAAGGTGCGGGGCTCAGAGATTCCCAAACACATGCTTGCTGACGTCTTCTCCAGCAGGACGTCCATGATAGACCAGGACGAGGGAGTGGCGTAA